Proteins from a genomic interval of Rhodococcus rhodochrous:
- a CDS encoding MFS transporter yields the protein MTVLDSTPQTSARAARKAALGSFVGTAIEWYDFFIYGTAAALVLGPQFFPGSSEVAGTLAAFATLAVGFIARPIGGVVMGHFGDRIGRKSMLVVSLLLMGFATVAIGVLPNYAAIGVAAPILLVALRFIQGLGVGGEWGGAVLVATENAPAGKRGLYGAAPQIGVPAGVLLANLVYLPLTAFLSEETFNAWGWRIPFIASAVLVFVAMWIRLGLEESAEFKAAKDAPATEEKLPILEVLTQHWKTVLLAGGTFIATNGIAYAYMVYVLKYGEATLGFSKTTMLALLIASCPFWMAGMAFAAWRSDLVGRRTVYIRSSAGLVVAAALFFPLMDTALLPVMLLAMVGLGFTLGCCAGPQSALFAELFPAKIRYSGASLGYQIGAILGGGLAPMVATSLFAATGTSMSITGYFVLIALISLMSILLLRVPSAGYANITDSRRSPEEGV from the coding sequence ATGACCGTCCTTGACTCGACGCCGCAGACGTCGGCAAGAGCCGCACGCAAAGCCGCGCTCGGCAGCTTCGTCGGTACCGCCATCGAGTGGTACGACTTCTTCATCTACGGCACCGCTGCGGCGCTCGTGCTCGGCCCGCAGTTCTTCCCCGGCTCGTCCGAGGTCGCGGGAACTCTGGCTGCCTTCGCCACGCTCGCCGTCGGCTTCATCGCCCGCCCCATCGGTGGCGTCGTGATGGGCCACTTCGGCGACCGCATCGGCCGCAAGTCGATGCTCGTCGTCTCGCTGCTGCTGATGGGCTTCGCGACCGTGGCGATCGGCGTGCTCCCGAACTACGCGGCCATCGGCGTCGCGGCCCCCATCCTGCTCGTCGCCCTGCGGTTCATCCAGGGGCTCGGCGTCGGCGGTGAGTGGGGCGGAGCGGTGCTCGTCGCCACCGAGAACGCTCCCGCCGGCAAGCGCGGCCTCTACGGCGCGGCACCGCAGATCGGTGTGCCGGCCGGTGTATTGCTCGCGAACCTGGTCTACCTGCCGCTGACCGCCTTCCTCAGCGAGGAGACGTTCAACGCGTGGGGTTGGCGCATCCCGTTCATCGCCTCGGCGGTGCTCGTCTTCGTCGCCATGTGGATCCGCCTGGGTCTCGAGGAGAGCGCGGAGTTCAAGGCCGCCAAGGACGCCCCCGCGACCGAAGAGAAGCTGCCGATCCTCGAGGTGCTCACCCAGCACTGGAAGACCGTGCTGCTCGCCGGCGGCACCTTCATCGCCACCAACGGCATCGCCTACGCCTACATGGTCTACGTCCTCAAGTACGGCGAGGCCACGCTCGGGTTCAGCAAGACCACGATGCTCGCGCTGCTGATCGCTTCGTGCCCGTTCTGGATGGCCGGTATGGCCTTCGCGGCCTGGCGCTCGGATCTCGTCGGACGCCGCACCGTCTACATCCGGTCCTCGGCCGGCCTGGTCGTCGCGGCCGCCCTGTTCTTCCCCCTGATGGACACGGCGCTCCTGCCGGTCATGCTCCTCGCCATGGTCGGCCTCGGCTTCACCCTCGGCTGCTGTGCCGGTCCGCAGTCGGCACTGTTCGCCGAACTGTTCCCCGCCAAGATCCGTTACAGCGGTGCGTCGCTCGGCTACCAGATCGGCGCGATCCTCGGCGGCGGTCTCGCACCGATGGTGGCGACCTCCCTGTTCGCCGCGACGGGCACCTCGATGTCCATCACCGGCTACTTCGTGCTGATCGCGCTGATCAGCCTCATGAGCATCCTGCTGCTGCGCGTGCCGTCCGCCGGATACGCGAACATCACCGACTCCCGCCGTTCTCCCGAGGAAGGTGTCTGA
- a CDS encoding SDR family oxidoreductase, producing the protein MARIALFGGHGKVALHLERLLADAGHETSAFIRNPDHADDVRAAGGTPVVADVEKMDIAEITELLRGHDAVVWSAGAGGGNPERTYAVDRDAAIASMTAAQEAGVRRYVMVSYFGARPDHGVPEDNSFYAYAEAKSAADAHLRGTDLDWTILGPSALTLDPPTGRIEIEGHGASDKGQVSRADVAAVAAAVLERPETVGRTIEFNNGDVPIDEALDALR; encoded by the coding sequence ATGGCACGAATCGCACTCTTCGGAGGACACGGCAAGGTCGCGTTGCATCTCGAGCGGCTGCTGGCCGATGCCGGTCACGAGACCAGTGCGTTCATCCGCAATCCCGATCACGCCGACGATGTACGCGCTGCCGGTGGCACGCCCGTCGTCGCCGACGTCGAGAAGATGGACATCGCCGAGATCACCGAGCTGCTGCGCGGCCACGACGCGGTGGTCTGGTCCGCAGGCGCAGGCGGAGGGAATCCCGAACGCACCTATGCGGTGGACCGCGACGCGGCGATCGCCTCGATGACCGCCGCGCAGGAGGCCGGGGTCCGCCGGTACGTGATGGTGTCGTACTTCGGGGCCCGCCCCGACCACGGTGTCCCCGAGGACAACAGTTTCTACGCCTATGCCGAGGCCAAGTCGGCTGCGGACGCCCATCTGCGGGGTACCGACCTCGACTGGACGATCCTCGGTCCGAGCGCGCTGACCCTCGACCCGCCCACCGGCCGCATCGAGATCGAGGGGCACGGGGCGAGCGACAAGGGACAGGTCTCGCGCGCCGACGTCGCGGCCGTCGCCGCAGCCGTGCTCGAGCGACCGGAGACGGTGGGACGCACGATCGAGTTCAACAACGGCGACGTTCCGATCGACGAGGCACTCGACGCGCTGCGGTAA
- a CDS encoding DUF5602 domain-containing protein — protein MKKHRSSRSIAVLLASCIAVAVGGVASAVPTPAHLHFGQAVSVGDGTARAYATVDADGAPTAVGIRFSPAALDGLPDADGMYMLHLPVQASDTVFDHVMLNWNPRGHDPTVLFGKPHFDVHFYMTDMAAIEAIDPAAPDYAARAERLPDPKYMPGDYVTPPGMLASQLAVPFMGVHWLDITEGMVPGVYDFTETFVNGSWDGDYTFMEPMITREWLLTRPTIREQIKLPAAYQHSAWYPTVYSVGFDEQAQEYDIALGGMVPRQAS, from the coding sequence ATGAAGAAACATCGATCATCTCGTTCCATCGCAGTGCTCCTCGCCTCTTGTATTGCCGTGGCGGTCGGTGGTGTGGCATCGGCAGTGCCCACACCTGCCCACCTGCATTTCGGTCAGGCCGTGAGCGTCGGTGACGGAACTGCGCGTGCGTATGCGACCGTGGATGCGGACGGCGCCCCGACCGCCGTCGGTATCCGATTCTCGCCGGCGGCCCTCGACGGACTGCCCGATGCCGACGGGATGTACATGCTGCACCTGCCCGTTCAGGCATCCGACACTGTGTTCGACCACGTCATGCTGAACTGGAATCCGCGTGGGCACGACCCGACCGTGCTGTTCGGGAAACCCCATTTCGACGTGCACTTCTACATGACCGACATGGCGGCGATCGAGGCAATCGACCCGGCCGCACCGGATTACGCCGCTCGCGCCGAACGACTCCCGGACCCGAAGTACATGCCCGGCGACTACGTGACTCCGCCGGGGATGCTCGCGTCGCAACTCGCGGTGCCGTTCATGGGTGTGCACTGGCTCGACATCACGGAGGGAATGGTTCCCGGTGTCTACGACTTCACCGAGACGTTCGTCAACGGCTCGTGGGACGGCGACTACACCTTCATGGAACCGATGATCACGCGGGAGTGGCTGCTGACCCGTCCGACGATCCGCGAACAGATCAAGTTGCCGGCCGCCTATCAGCACTCGGCCTGGTATCCCACCGTCTACAGCGTCGGATTCGACGAGCAGGCGCAGGAATACGACATCGCACTCGGTGGGATGGTTCCGCGGCAGGCGTCCTGA
- a CDS encoding LysR family transcriptional regulator, with amino-acid sequence MARTDAVPTYTMRQLAAFVAVAEWGTITAAADAMHMSHSALSSAITDLEKALAVKLLVRQRARGVKLTPTGHAVLERAKMLLHHASELESDARSEAGDVVGPVAVGCYLSLAPTLLPALIAEFTRSHPRADVDFREDTQNRLRMLLDSHELDVAFLYDLDLEPGLETVTLDVREPMVLVSADHPLAGGSQVRLRDLADESMVLLDAPPSSGHALRVCAEAGFTPSIAYRTQTFETARSFVGRGLGWTLLVQRPAVDVTYEGRKLVLLPVVDPTPEPVRVVLAWRKDALPSRVAQTFTDFVVDVARTSQAL; translated from the coding sequence ATGGCCAGGACGGACGCGGTGCCCACGTACACGATGAGGCAACTCGCGGCGTTCGTCGCCGTCGCCGAGTGGGGCACCATCACCGCGGCCGCCGACGCGATGCACATGTCCCACTCGGCGCTCTCGTCCGCGATCACCGACCTGGAGAAGGCCCTCGCGGTCAAGCTCCTCGTCCGGCAACGCGCCCGGGGTGTCAAGCTCACACCGACCGGTCACGCGGTGCTCGAGCGGGCGAAGATGCTGCTGCACCACGCGAGCGAACTCGAGAGCGACGCGCGGTCGGAGGCGGGGGACGTCGTCGGTCCGGTGGCGGTGGGGTGTTATCTCTCTCTCGCGCCGACGCTGTTGCCCGCCCTCATCGCCGAGTTCACCCGCTCCCACCCGCGCGCCGACGTCGACTTCCGTGAGGACACCCAGAACCGTCTGCGGATGCTGCTCGACTCGCACGAGCTCGACGTGGCCTTCCTCTACGACCTCGATCTCGAACCGGGACTCGAGACGGTCACCCTCGACGTGCGTGAGCCGATGGTGCTCGTCTCGGCCGATCATCCGCTCGCCGGAGGCTCGCAGGTGCGCCTGCGCGACCTCGCCGACGAGTCGATGGTGCTCCTCGACGCCCCGCCGAGTTCGGGGCACGCCCTGCGGGTGTGCGCGGAGGCCGGCTTCACCCCGTCCATCGCGTATCGGACGCAGACCTTCGAGACGGCGCGGTCGTTCGTGGGGCGCGGGCTGGGGTGGACCCTGCTGGTCCAGCGACCCGCCGTCGACGTCACCTACGAGGGCCGGAAACTCGTTCTGCTGCCCGTCGTCGACCCGACTCCGGAACCCGTGCGCGTCGTGCTCGCGTGGCGCAAGGACGCCCTTCCGAGCCGTGTTGCCCAAACTTTCACGGACTTCGTCGTCGACGTCGCGAGGACCTCTCAGGCACTCTGA
- a CDS encoding SRPBCC family protein, with protein MPATEESVVIDKPVDEVFAFFADPENAPVYMTNVMDYELVSGEGGKEGSLARATVKVAGRRIELTEELARVEPGRAQHRRSVKSPIRYETVYRFEPVETGTRVTFHQDTEDVGSFFGKFTQPVVEKLYARDVRNNLEHAKQLLEEGDAVEG; from the coding sequence ATGCCCGCAACCGAGGAATCCGTCGTCATCGACAAGCCGGTCGACGAAGTCTTCGCTTTCTTCGCCGACCCGGAGAACGCCCCGGTGTACATGACGAACGTGATGGACTACGAGCTGGTCTCGGGCGAGGGCGGCAAGGAGGGATCGCTCGCGCGTGCCACCGTCAAGGTTGCCGGGCGGCGAATCGAACTCACCGAGGAACTGGCCCGCGTCGAGCCCGGCAGAGCCCAGCACCGCCGCAGTGTGAAGAGCCCAATCCGGTACGAGACCGTCTATCGCTTCGAGCCGGTGGAGACGGGAACCCGCGTCACCTTCCACCAGGACACCGAGGACGTCGGGAGCTTCTTCGGCAAGTTCACCCAGCCGGTCGTGGAGAAGCTGTACGCGCGTGATGTGCGGAACAACCTCGAACACGCGAAACAGCTTCTGGAGGAGGGAGATGCGGTCGAAGGGTGA
- a CDS encoding permease prefix domain 1-containing protein has translation MTLDAHLEDRIAGWRSYVADHRVISSSDIDEMEDHLREQISDLVSVGLTADEAFLVAVGRMGGLDEVSREFAQEHSDRLWKQLVLTGGGRGEESGTPRRRRELAVVLACALGAGLAVRAGFEWLSETALVRNAAVLVLPFLTLYFAWKRQMRPKSSALLAVPFVLAAIVLNVFPFEPGGATEIIAAIHAPVALWFVVGAAYVAGQWRSHRRRMDFVRFTGEFAVYLALLALGGGVLMGLTAGAFSALGIDIEPFFEQWIVPFGPAGAIVVAAWLVEAKQQVVENIAPVLTRVFTPVTILMLVALFVAVIASHSVVDVDRGLLILMDLILVLVLGLLLYSISARDPHAAPDVFDLLQVVLIAAALAVDLLMLTAMATRIAEFGFTANKVTALGLNLVLLVNLVWAAWLGASFLRGRTGFAAVERWQMRYLPVYCGWAALAVVAIPPLFRFV, from the coding sequence ATGACACTCGACGCGCATCTCGAGGACCGGATCGCCGGCTGGCGCAGCTACGTCGCCGATCATCGGGTCATCTCGTCCTCGGACATCGACGAGATGGAAGATCATCTCCGGGAACAGATCTCGGACCTCGTGTCGGTCGGACTGACGGCCGACGAGGCATTCCTCGTCGCGGTCGGCCGAATGGGTGGTCTCGACGAGGTCTCCCGCGAGTTCGCCCAGGAGCACTCCGACCGGCTGTGGAAGCAACTCGTCCTCACCGGTGGCGGTCGCGGTGAGGAATCCGGAACCCCGCGTCGCCGTAGGGAACTCGCGGTCGTGCTCGCTTGCGCGCTGGGTGCAGGTCTGGCCGTCCGAGCCGGATTCGAGTGGCTCTCCGAAACCGCGCTGGTGCGCAACGCCGCCGTGCTCGTGCTGCCCTTCCTCACGCTGTATTTCGCGTGGAAGCGTCAGATGAGACCGAAGAGCAGTGCGCTCCTTGCTGTTCCGTTCGTCCTCGCGGCGATCGTGCTCAACGTCTTCCCGTTCGAACCGGGCGGCGCCACCGAGATCATCGCGGCGATCCACGCCCCGGTCGCCTTGTGGTTCGTCGTCGGTGCGGCCTATGTCGCAGGGCAGTGGCGATCCCATCGCCGTCGCATGGACTTCGTGCGTTTCACCGGGGAGTTCGCCGTGTACCTGGCGCTGCTCGCGCTCGGCGGCGGCGTACTCATGGGACTGACCGCAGGTGCCTTCAGCGCCCTGGGGATCGATATCGAACCGTTCTTCGAACAGTGGATCGTCCCGTTCGGGCCGGCCGGAGCGATCGTCGTCGCGGCCTGGCTCGTCGAGGCGAAACAGCAGGTCGTGGAGAACATCGCTCCCGTTCTCACCCGGGTCTTCACGCCCGTCACGATCCTCATGCTGGTCGCGCTGTTCGTCGCGGTGATCGCGTCCCACAGTGTCGTCGACGTCGACCGCGGCCTGCTGATCCTCATGGACCTGATCCTCGTGCTCGTCCTCGGACTCCTGCTCTACTCGATCTCCGCCCGCGACCCGCACGCCGCACCGGACGTCTTCGATCTGCTGCAGGTCGTGCTGATCGCCGCGGCGCTCGCCGTCGACCTGCTGATGCTCACCGCGATGGCCACCCGCATCGCCGAGTTCGGCTTCACCGCCAACAAGGTCACCGCCCTCGGTCTGAACCTCGTCCTCCTGGTGAACCTGGTGTGGGCGGCGTGGCTCGGCGCCTCGTTCCTGCGGGGCCGCACCGGTTTCGCGGCGGTCGAGCGGTGGCAGATGCGGTACCTGCCCGTCTACTGCGGGTGGGCGGCACTGGCGGTCGTCGCGATCCCGCCGCTCTTCCGGTTCGTGTGA
- the lhgO gene encoding L-2-hydroxyglutarate oxidase, which yields MRSLRVAVVGGGIIGAATARQLALTDADVTLFEKEDRLAAHQTGHNSGVVHAGLYYTPGSLKARLCRRGVELLQTFTTDKGLPYDECGKVVVALDQSELGRLDAIFSRATANGVPGIRRLGADEITAIEPHAVGIAALHSPHTAIIDFVAVTRALADDVVAAGGTVRTGTAVTAIREAGEQVVVDIPGDQLAFDLVITCAGLQSDRLAHTSGDTRDPRIVPFLGDYLLLEPDAAAKVRGLIYPVPDPRYPFLGVHLTRRIDGEVMVGPNAFLSPGREAYRGGRGSWRDLRDAVAWPGFWRFAANNLPAAGRELRTATSTRRFVADAAAYMPGLTVDDVRPGPRGIRAQAMNSDGGLEDDFVVTGHGRVVHLRNAPSPGATSSMAIAEYLVDRAFERIA from the coding sequence ATTCGCAGCCTTCGCGTCGCGGTGGTCGGTGGGGGCATCATCGGTGCCGCGACCGCCCGGCAACTCGCCCTCACGGACGCCGACGTCACGCTGTTCGAGAAGGAAGACCGGCTCGCCGCTCACCAGACGGGGCACAACAGTGGCGTCGTCCACGCCGGCCTCTACTACACGCCCGGAAGTCTCAAAGCCCGGTTGTGCAGGCGCGGGGTGGAGTTGTTGCAGACGTTCACCACGGACAAGGGCCTGCCCTACGACGAGTGCGGCAAGGTCGTCGTCGCCCTCGACCAGTCGGAACTCGGCCGCCTCGACGCGATCTTCTCGCGGGCCACGGCGAACGGGGTCCCCGGCATCAGGCGTCTCGGCGCCGACGAGATTACCGCGATCGAGCCGCACGCCGTCGGGATCGCAGCCCTTCATTCCCCGCACACGGCGATCATCGACTTCGTCGCCGTCACACGCGCGCTCGCGGACGACGTCGTCGCCGCGGGCGGCACGGTGCGGACCGGTACCGCCGTGACGGCGATCCGTGAGGCGGGCGAGCAGGTCGTCGTCGACATCCCGGGCGACCAACTTGCCTTCGACCTGGTGATCACGTGCGCGGGACTGCAGTCCGACCGCCTCGCCCACACCTCGGGCGACACCCGCGACCCGCGGATCGTCCCGTTCCTCGGCGACTATCTGCTGCTCGAACCCGACGCGGCGGCAAAGGTGCGCGGATTGATCTATCCGGTGCCCGACCCCCGCTATCCGTTCCTCGGGGTGCATCTCACCCGGCGGATCGACGGTGAGGTGATGGTGGGACCCAACGCCTTCCTCTCCCCCGGCCGCGAGGCCTATCGCGGCGGGCGCGGATCGTGGCGGGATCTGCGCGATGCCGTCGCCTGGCCCGGTTTCTGGCGGTTCGCCGCGAACAACCTGCCCGCAGCGGGTCGGGAACTGCGCACGGCGACCAGTACTCGGCGGTTCGTCGCCGATGCGGCCGCGTACATGCCCGGACTGACCGTCGACGACGTGCGGCCGGGTCCGCGTGGCATCCGCGCTCAGGCGATGAACTCCGACGGAGGCCTCGAGGACGACTTCGTCGTGACCGGGCACGGACGGGTCGTGCACCTGCGCAATGCCCCGTCGCCCGGCGCCACCTCGTCGATGGCGATCGCGGAGTATCTCGTCGACCGTGCATTCGAACGCATCGCCTGA
- a CDS encoding glycosyltransferase: MARILIVTLEGGGNYPPEAALGCELHRRGHHVRVLGHESQRKVAEDAGFVFCGYRHSPTWTPHVELSTPKVLTMAYAMMTDPALARDVEDEITREPTDLVIVDCMLFNAQDAAARTGVPHVVLFHSFFAAFDGAFRHGPFGIGSRLRGLGPKRLWEQADMQLVCSDPVLDPAARRRTDGSPTWTGAIHDATAAAVGRTPPRVLVSLSTAGFPGQRRTYQNIVDAAAEMDAEFVVTTGPAIDPAGLRVPPNATVHRYVPHHELMPTCSAVVGHGGHATAFRALAHGLPILIMPMSAVTDQAIIGREVAKAGAGIRLRKTASPEQIRAALESLLTDDGYRTAAAELGARLRTVDGASAAADRVLTLVDH; this comes from the coding sequence GTGGCACGCATCCTGATCGTGACCCTGGAGGGCGGCGGGAACTACCCGCCCGAAGCAGCGCTCGGATGCGAGTTGCACCGCCGCGGACATCACGTTCGGGTTCTCGGTCACGAATCGCAACGGAAGGTCGCGGAGGATGCCGGCTTCGTCTTCTGCGGCTACCGGCACTCGCCGACCTGGACCCCGCACGTAGAACTGAGCACCCCGAAAGTGCTGACCATGGCCTACGCCATGATGACCGACCCCGCCCTCGCGCGGGATGTGGAGGACGAGATCACGAGGGAGCCGACCGATCTGGTGATCGTCGATTGCATGCTGTTCAACGCCCAGGACGCTGCGGCACGCACCGGGGTGCCGCACGTGGTGCTGTTCCATTCCTTCTTCGCCGCGTTCGACGGCGCCTTCCGGCACGGACCGTTCGGGATCGGTTCGCGACTACGCGGTCTGGGTCCGAAGCGACTGTGGGAACAGGCCGACATGCAACTCGTGTGCTCGGACCCAGTACTCGACCCGGCCGCGCGCCGGCGCACGGACGGCTCGCCGACCTGGACCGGTGCGATCCACGACGCGACGGCTGCCGCGGTCGGACGAACACCGCCGCGCGTGCTGGTCAGTCTGAGCACCGCCGGCTTCCCGGGTCAGCGCCGCACCTACCAGAACATCGTCGACGCCGCGGCGGAGATGGACGCGGAGTTCGTCGTCACGACCGGGCCGGCGATCGACCCCGCCGGGTTGCGCGTACCACCCAATGCGACCGTCCACCGATACGTTCCGCACCACGAACTGATGCCGACCTGCTCGGCGGTCGTCGGGCACGGCGGGCACGCGACCGCTTTCCGGGCTCTCGCACACGGACTTCCGATACTGATCATGCCCATGTCGGCGGTCACGGATCAGGCGATCATCGGCCGCGAGGTCGCGAAGGCGGGTGCGGGCATCCGTCTCCGGAAGACCGCTTCGCCCGAGCAGATACGCGCAGCTCTGGAGAGTCTGCTGACCGACGACGGTTATCGCACGGCGGCAGCAGAACTCGGCGCCCGTCTCCGAACCGTCGACGGTGCGTCGGCTGCGGCCGACCGGGTGCTGACGCTCGTCGACCACTGA
- a CDS encoding FAD-dependent monooxygenase, translated as MSTYYQPPKYPASEFESMTPADETLPVVVVGAGPVGMAVALGLAQRGVPVTILEAADQVSFGSRAICISRHSLEAAARLGFGEELEKIVLPWVGGRSFYRDQQVLHFQMPQRDFDVRPPMINVSQSEFEQIMVDTIEQNPLITLHWQAPIAGILRGEDEVTLEVDTAAGKRHLRARWVVAADGGRSRMRELAGLRLQGTSYEGRYVIADIHWESDLPAERMVWFDPPSNPGSTIIMHKQPGNIWRIDYQLDPSEDAEIETQEEAIRARITKHLDWLQNDLPWTLEWKGFYSARALALDEFTHDRLLFAGDAAHLVPIFGVRGLNSGMEDAETLAWQLAAVVNGNAEPALLKAYSFERHNAWEQNVANAGKSTLIMSPGSHGYRTTRDAILALAVGRPEFGHLINPRQSSATHARLSPLTWSVTPGTEGVLPGDPVEDRRIRIADRETSLNDARGTGFAVLGVGLDAAGSAALANAAAGLAQALAPESVAALAVDSAEVDGVTLLDAPDLVEALGATAGEAFVIRPDGLLLCRVPVADLDGVAAALRSGAAPAGAELPARPAEQVTEDDQRRENVWLGLSTALDQAAEDDREGFLARLALVLGSQVDRRQFEEAIAAAADTSPLRVEELAPQV; from the coding sequence ATGTCGACCTACTACCAGCCGCCGAAGTACCCCGCGTCGGAGTTCGAGTCGATGACTCCCGCCGACGAGACGCTGCCCGTCGTCGTGGTCGGTGCCGGACCGGTGGGCATGGCCGTCGCCCTCGGACTCGCCCAGCGCGGTGTGCCCGTCACCATCCTCGAGGCCGCCGATCAGGTGTCCTTCGGCTCGCGCGCCATCTGCATCTCCCGCCACAGCCTCGAAGCCGCCGCGCGCCTCGGCTTCGGCGAGGAGCTCGAGAAGATCGTGCTGCCGTGGGTCGGCGGTCGCAGCTTCTACCGCGACCAGCAGGTCCTGCACTTCCAGATGCCGCAGCGTGACTTCGACGTCCGTCCGCCCATGATCAACGTCTCCCAGTCGGAGTTCGAACAGATCATGGTCGACACCATCGAGCAGAACCCCCTCATCACCCTGCACTGGCAGGCGCCGATCGCCGGGATCCTGCGCGGCGAGGACGAGGTCACCCTCGAGGTCGACACCGCCGCCGGCAAGCGCCACCTGCGCGCACGCTGGGTCGTCGCCGCCGACGGTGGCCGCAGCCGCATGCGCGAACTCGCAGGCCTGCGCCTGCAGGGCACCAGCTACGAGGGTCGCTACGTCATCGCCGACATCCACTGGGAGTCCGATCTCCCCGCGGAGCGCATGGTCTGGTTCGACCCGCCGAGCAACCCCGGCTCGACGATCATCATGCACAAGCAGCCCGGCAACATCTGGCGCATCGACTACCAGCTCGACCCGTCCGAGGACGCCGAGATCGAGACGCAGGAGGAGGCGATCCGCGCCCGCATCACCAAGCACCTCGACTGGCTGCAGAACGACCTGCCGTGGACCCTCGAGTGGAAGGGCTTCTACAGTGCCCGCGCACTCGCCCTCGACGAGTTCACCCACGACCGTCTCCTCTTCGCCGGAGACGCGGCCCATCTGGTGCCGATCTTCGGTGTGCGCGGACTCAACTCGGGCATGGAGGACGCCGAGACCCTCGCGTGGCAGCTCGCCGCGGTCGTGAACGGCAACGCCGAGCCCGCCCTGCTGAAGGCGTACTCGTTCGAACGCCACAACGCGTGGGAGCAGAACGTCGCCAACGCCGGCAAGTCCACGCTCATCATGAGCCCCGGCAGCCACGGCTACCGCACCACGCGCGACGCGATCCTCGCGCTCGCCGTGGGCCGTCCCGAGTTCGGGCACCTGATCAACCCGCGCCAGTCCAGCGCCACGCACGCACGCCTGTCTCCGCTGACCTGGTCTGTCACCCCCGGCACCGAAGGTGTGCTCCCGGGTGATCCCGTCGAGGACCGCCGGATCCGCATCGCCGATCGCGAGACGTCGCTGAACGACGCCCGCGGAACCGGATTCGCCGTGCTCGGAGTCGGTCTCGATGCGGCGGGCTCGGCCGCCCTCGCGAACGCCGCAGCCGGCCTGGCGCAGGCGCTCGCACCCGAGAGTGTCGCGGCCCTGGCCGTCGACAGCGCAGAGGTGGACGGTGTGACACTCCTCGATGCGCCCGATCTCGTCGAGGCGCTCGGCGCGACGGCCGGCGAGGCCTTCGTGATCCGCCCCGACGGTCTGCTGCTGTGCCGTGTGCCGGTCGCCGACCTGGACGGTGTCGCGGCGGCCCTGCGCTCCGGTGCCGCTCCGGCCGGCGCGGAACTCCCGGCCCGCCCTGCCGAGCAGGTCACCGAGGACGATCAGCGGCGTGAGAACGTCTGGCTCGGCCTGTCGACCGCCCTGGATCAGGCCGCCGAGGACGACCGCGAGGGCTTCCTGGCGCGACTCGCGCTGGTGCTCGGCTCGCAGGTCGACCGCCGGCAGTTCGAGGAGGCCATCGCGGCCGCCGCGGACACCTCGCCGCTGCGCGTGGAGGAACTCGCCCCGCAGGTCTGA
- a CDS encoding PadR family transcriptional regulator produces the protein MFIEKDLVAASATPLVLGILAEGESYGYAIIKRVNELSQGRMQWTDGMLYPLLHRLERAGHVSAAWRVADNGRRRKHYAITDVGREVLAERAAQWTVVAEALHQVWQSAQLPPAVAPGWS, from the coding sequence ATGTTCATCGAGAAGGATCTGGTGGCCGCGTCCGCCACCCCGCTCGTGCTCGGCATCCTCGCCGAGGGTGAGTCGTACGGGTACGCGATCATCAAGCGCGTCAACGAGCTGTCGCAGGGCCGGATGCAGTGGACCGACGGGATGCTCTATCCCCTCCTGCACCGTCTCGAGCGGGCCGGGCACGTGTCCGCCGCCTGGCGTGTCGCCGACAACGGGCGGCGCCGCAAGCACTACGCCATCACCGACGTGGGCAGGGAGGTCCTCGCCGAACGGGCGGCGCAGTGGACGGTCGTCGCCGAGGCGCTGCACCAGGTGTGGCAGTCGGCCCAGTTGCCTCCCGCGGTCGCACCGGGGTGGTCGTGA